The following proteins come from a genomic window of Thiothrix unzii:
- the cas2 gene encoding CRISPR-associated endonuclease Cas2, translated as MFMLMTYDVEAKRTEKFKKLLRRYLNHDQYSVFTGDITDAQAIKLRRELSQLMIPGDRVTQISAANRQNIEVNHLSKSSSGKGELKQTPIDDHRRDFSVL; from the coding sequence ATGTTCATGTTGATGACTTACGATGTCGAAGCCAAGCGTACCGAAAAATTCAAGAAGTTGTTGCGGCGTTATTTGAATCACGATCAATATTCGGTGTTCACCGGCGATATTACCGATGCGCAGGCAATCAAATTACGGCGTGAATTGAGCCAATTGATGATCCCCGGCGACCGCGTGACACAAATCAGTGCTGCCAATCGCCAAAATATCGAGGTGAATCATTTGTCCAAAAGCAGCTCTGGCAAAGGCGAGCTAAAACAGACACCGATAGATGACCACCGCCGTGACTTCTCAGTTTTGTAG